A window from Thiomonas sp. FB-Cd encodes these proteins:
- a CDS encoding ATPase domain-containing protein, with translation MTSKVTINRLSTGVPGLDDVLGGGLPEFSFNLIAGPPGCGKTTLAHQMMFALATPERPALYFTVLGEPPLKMLRYQQLFTFFDNTLINRGVYFFNLSDDAMAGDLDHVLRRIVAEVETHSPALVFVDSFRSVVLANKAARSPHNSLQQFVQQLGMLMTSWQATTFLIGEYFTESDANPVFTVADGLIWLRQSVQRNSMVRKMEIMKMRGQATRPGLHTFRISSSGIDVFASSSLTLEGGAVAASPPSTSRLNIGVPGLDDMLGGGLPRGYSLLVAGPSGSGKSILASAFLAEGVARGETGVIAAFEQHPNRSRNRVLIDLIESDRVGLVDSRASDLSIDEIIVLLMREIQRLKASRVVIDSLSGFELALAPTFQEDFRESLMRLVTTLTGAGVTVLMTSELEDRYTDLRFSPYGAAFLTDAIIVQRYIEINSRLLRAMAVVKVRASAHSNALREFTIDSDGIHVGEMLSDQEGLLGGRPTRKSEGMPHEPIIPKAETSN, from the coding sequence ATGACGAGCAAAGTGACGATCAATCGTTTGTCCACCGGCGTCCCCGGCTTGGACGATGTGTTGGGCGGAGGGCTACCAGAGTTCTCGTTCAACCTCATTGCAGGCCCTCCAGGCTGCGGCAAAACGACGCTGGCCCACCAGATGATGTTCGCGTTGGCCACGCCCGAGCGCCCAGCGCTGTATTTCACGGTGCTGGGCGAGCCCCCGCTGAAAATGCTGCGCTACCAGCAGTTGTTCACGTTCTTCGACAACACGCTGATCAATCGTGGGGTGTACTTCTTCAACCTCTCCGACGACGCCATGGCGGGCGATCTCGACCATGTCCTGCGGCGTATCGTTGCCGAGGTCGAAACGCACAGCCCGGCCCTCGTCTTCGTGGATTCATTCCGTTCCGTCGTGCTTGCCAATAAAGCCGCACGGAGCCCGCACAATAGCCTGCAGCAATTCGTCCAGCAACTTGGCATGCTGATGACAAGTTGGCAGGCCACGACCTTCTTGATCGGCGAATACTTCACGGAGTCCGACGCAAACCCGGTGTTCACCGTCGCCGATGGACTCATCTGGCTACGCCAGAGCGTGCAGCGCAACTCCATGGTTCGCAAGATGGAGATCATGAAAATGCGCGGCCAGGCCACACGCCCTGGTCTGCACACGTTTCGGATCAGCAGCTCGGGCATCGACGTCTTCGCATCGTCCAGTCTGACGCTCGAGGGCGGCGCCGTGGCGGCCTCGCCGCCGTCAACTTCACGCCTGAATATCGGAGTCCCGGGCCTGGATGACATGCTGGGCGGCGGCCTGCCGCGCGGGTATTCGCTGCTGGTCGCCGGTCCTTCGGGTTCGGGAAAAAGCATTCTCGCCTCGGCGTTCCTGGCCGAAGGCGTAGCGCGCGGCGAGACGGGCGTCATCGCCGCCTTCGAGCAGCACCCGAATCGATCCCGGAACCGCGTGCTCATCGATCTCATCGAGAGCGATCGCGTGGGCTTGGTGGACAGTCGGGCGTCCGATCTCTCGATCGATGAAATCATCGTGCTGCTGATGCGCGAAATCCAGCGACTGAAGGCAAGCCGTGTCGTGATCGATTCACTTTCGGGTTTCGAGCTCGCGCTGGCGCCCACATTTCAGGAGGATTTTCGTGAATCCCTTATGCGTCTGGTCACCACATTGACCGGCGCCGGCGTCACCGTGCTGATGACCTCCGAACTGGAAGACCGCTATACCGATCTGCGCTTCAGCCCCTATGGGGCGGCATTCCTGACAGACGCCATTATCGTGCAGCGTTACATCGAGATCAACAGCCGCTTATTGCGTGCGATGGCAGTCGTCAAGGTGCGGGCCAGCGCACATTCCAACGCCTTGCGCGAGTTCACCATCGATAGTGACGGCATCCATGTCGGGGAAATGCTGTCGGACCAGGAAGGGTTGCTTGGCGGGCGGCCCACGCGCAAGTCGGAGGGCATGCCCCATGAGCCGATAATCCCGAAGGCGGAAACGTCGAATTGA
- a CDS encoding collagen-like protein, which produces MNYSIPAVLLLASFALGACTGPMGPQGNQGNTGNTGYTGAKGAPGNQGNTGDTGDTGMQGKTGNQGTVGATGDTGATGDTGNTGDTGATGAKGKAGTGGSTVVVVPQAQ; this is translated from the coding sequence ATGAACTATTCAATACCTGCCGTACTGCTGTTGGCATCGTTCGCGCTTGGTGCGTGCACGGGCCCAATGGGGCCGCAAGGCAATCAAGGCAACACTGGCAACACGGGCTATACGGGGGCCAAGGGCGCGCCCGGCAACCAGGGGAATACCGGCGATACGGGTGACACTGGCATGCAAGGCAAAACTGGCAATCAAGGAACCGTGGGCGCAACAGGTGATACCGGTGCCACTGGCGATACGGGAAACACGGGCGATACCGGGGCAACGGGTGCCAAGGGCAAAGCTGGCACCGGGGGCAGCACTGTCGTTGTTGTGCCGCAGGCCCAGTGA
- a CDS encoding glycine zipper 2TM domain-containing protein, producing MKIKQRFIPTAAAAIVLLALGGCAGMSSQDKNTAIGAGVGAVGGAVLSGGSGIGTVGGAAVGGIIGHEVSK from the coding sequence ATGAAAATCAAGCAAAGGTTCATTCCCACTGCCGCCGCTGCAATTGTGCTGCTGGCCTTGGGTGGCTGCGCCGGTATGTCGTCGCAAGACAAAAACACGGCCATCGGAGCGGGCGTCGGCGCCGTGGGCGGCGCAGTCTTGTCGGGTGGCAGCGGCATCGGCACGGTCGGTGGCGCAGCCGTGGGCGGGATCATTGGCCATGAAGTGAGCAAATGA
- a CDS encoding BON domain-containing protein, with amino-acid sequence MRLIKPLYAILLAVSVVSMVGCASTPKQEGTGQYFDDSAITAKVKAAIFADADLKVAEINVETFKGVVQLSGFVRSRADELKAVEVARGVGGVKTVKDEMSLK; translated from the coding sequence ATGCGATTAATCAAACCTCTCTATGCGATCTTGCTGGCAGTTTCCGTCGTCAGCATGGTCGGATGTGCCTCGACGCCCAAACAGGAAGGCACGGGTCAATATTTCGATGACAGTGCCATCACGGCCAAAGTCAAGGCGGCCATCTTTGCAGATGCTGATCTCAAGGTTGCTGAAATCAATGTCGAGACTTTCAAGGGGGTCGTGCAACTCAGCGGCTTCGTGCGCTCGCGCGCCGACGAACTCAAGGCCGTTGAAGTTGCTCGAGGCGTCGGCGGCGTCAAAACGGTGAAAGACGAGATGAGTCTAAAGTAA
- a CDS encoding DUF3309 domain-containing protein, producing MSLGALLLIILVLMLVGVLPTWPHSRSWGYFPSGILGFLLIIVIVLFLTGRM from the coding sequence ATGTCTTTAGGCGCACTGCTTTTAATCATTCTTGTTTTAATGTTGGTTGGCGTTTTGCCGACTTGGCCCCATAGCAGAAGTTGGGGATATTTTCCAAGTGGAATTCTCGGATTTTTACTCATCATCGTGATTGTTCTTTTCCTTACGGGTCGGATGTAA
- the pelG gene encoding exopolysaccharide Pel transporter PelG: MHVDGQHRYRVVQTSAQPALSPLAARPQQCLNRQLRALGWLAALNVALSRLSMAPGVVHFGYGFAVALLLTLLVGLMLVQRLFRRLEYQTFMLPGTRIADP, from the coding sequence ATGCACGTGGATGGCCAGCATCGGTATCGAGTTGTACAAACTTCTGCGCAGCCAGCCCTATCTCCGCTTGCTGCGCGCCCACAGCAATGCCTCAATCGTCAGCTCCGGGCGCTGGGGTGGCTGGCCGCCCTCAACGTCGCGCTCAGCCGCCTGTCGATGGCCCCCGGCGTTGTGCATTTCGGCTACGGCTTTGCGGTGGCCCTGCTGCTGACCCTCCTGGTGGGTTTGATGCTCGTGCAACGCCTGTTTCGCCGCCTCGAATACCAGACCTTCATGCTCCCAGGGACACGGATCGCGGATCCATAA